From the genome of Thermococcus chitonophagus, one region includes:
- a CDS encoding type II/IV secretion system ATPase subunit, whose product MAEAVSQTLEDAMRRNPHLKKYVEQFRKKYGKVPEFHVQLSRDMKEIPYPNIIYPVGDPIFIHIYGDPQTEKQYIVIEPRIETREEEEKYRMIKDRILELAPNRDIPEEQEEFERFLDSLFEEAVLSLVKGRKGITITKEEMEKFRYLIKRDIIGIGPLEPLARDPYIEDIHIIGAHYVSLVHKIFEHLPTNIRWKDNVELADYFKNLSERIGRPVSDRNPIVDGSLPDGSRINIIYSPDISLKGPSATIRKFAATPLSITQLVAWGTMSAEIAAYLWLAIEYGMSIFVCGETASGKTTTLNAIIPFIKPGSKVFTAEDTPEVQVPHPTWQRLVTRERGPEESRVTLFDLLKAALRSRPNYIIVGEIRGAEGAIAFQAMQTGHPVMSTFHAGDVKKMIQRFTGSPINVPITFIDNLNIAIFQQAVYVRGKFLRRVLTVVEIEGYYEELGGVATRNVFEWDPVSDKHIFRGMNNSYILERKIAEIAGYEDPKDIYDELFLRARIIQRMVELKIFNYWDVYREIKAFYQRGIEGLSFRL is encoded by the coding sequence ATGGCTGAGGCTGTTTCCCAGACACTGGAGGATGCAATGAGGAGAAATCCTCACCTAAAGAAGTACGTTGAGCAGTTTAGAAAGAAGTATGGTAAAGTTCCGGAGTTTCACGTTCAACTAAGTAGGGATATGAAGGAAATTCCCTACCCAAATATAATCTATCCTGTAGGTGATCCAATCTTCATTCACATCTATGGTGACCCCCAGACCGAGAAGCAGTACATAGTTATCGAGCCCAGGATAGAAACGAGGGAGGAAGAAGAGAAGTACAGAATGATAAAAGATAGAATCCTTGAGTTGGCCCCAAATAGAGATATTCCAGAGGAGCAGGAAGAGTTTGAGAGATTTCTTGACTCCCTTTTTGAGGAGGCTGTTCTTTCTCTTGTTAAAGGCAGGAAAGGGATCACGATAACCAAGGAGGAGATGGAGAAGTTCCGTTACCTGATCAAGAGGGACATCATTGGGATAGGCCCTCTTGAACCTTTGGCAAGAGATCCATACATCGAGGATATCCACATAATAGGCGCCCACTACGTTTCTCTAGTTCACAAGATATTCGAGCACCTACCAACGAACATAAGGTGGAAGGACAACGTTGAACTAGCTGATTACTTTAAGAACCTTTCTGAGAGAATTGGAAGGCCAGTAAGTGACAGGAACCCAATAGTTGATGGTTCCCTTCCCGATGGATCGCGTATAAACATAATCTACTCTCCCGACATATCATTGAAGGGTCCGAGTGCTACTATAAGAAAATTCGCCGCAACCCCACTGAGCATTACCCAGCTGGTTGCCTGGGGAACCATGAGTGCCGAGATTGCAGCGTATCTCTGGCTAGCCATAGAGTATGGTATGAGTATATTCGTGTGCGGTGAGACAGCTTCAGGTAAAACTACAACCCTCAATGCTATAATACCATTCATAAAGCCCGGATCAAAAGTGTTCACCGCTGAGGATACCCCCGAAGTTCAGGTTCCTCATCCCACATGGCAGAGGCTTGTGACGAGGGAGAGAGGTCCTGAAGAGAGTAGAGTAACGTTGTTCGATCTGCTTAAGGCAGCATTAAGATCAAGGCCCAACTACATCATAGTCGGTGAGATCAGAGGTGCCGAGGGTGCTATTGCATTCCAGGCTATGCAGACGGGTCACCCAGTGATGAGTACTTTCCACGCCGGTGACGTTAAGAAGATGATACAGCGTTTCACGGGTTCTCCAATTAACGTTCCGATAACGTTCATAGACAATCTCAACATAGCCATATTCCAGCAGGCCGTTTACGTTAGGGGTAAATTCCTGAGAAGGGTTCTAACGGTTGTTGAGATCGAGGGGTACTATGAGGAGCTCGGTGGGGTCGCAACTAGGAACGTCTTCGAGTGGGATCCTGTGAGTGACAAACACATCTTCAGAGGTATGAACAACTCGTACATCCTTGAGAGGAAGATAGCTGAGATAGCTGGTTACGAAGATCCCAAGGATATTTACGATGAGCTCTTCCTTAGGGCTAGGATAATACAGAGGATGGTCGAGTTGAAGATATTCAACTACTGGGACGTTTATAGGGAGATCAAGGCCTTCTACCAGAGGGGTATCGAGGGTCTGAGCTTCAGGCTCTGA
- the flaJ gene encoding archaellar assembly protein FlaJ, which produces MAGEKISIFVKADVDPKEYLRKILLPGLAGSAVIFIAISIFNRLVALPTGLRLFMYLIPIILALYVVAYPYLMADSKRISINSKLPFFITYFAVLSTSEIGRSDLLRVLASDPKLGAIASELKKVYIIVDKLHRSMPEAFRFLARRTPSRVFADFLDRLAYSLDSGVELKDYLFQEQQTVMDDFQTFYEGALYDLDIFKEIYESIIISVVFAAAFIIIGPLITGQNIGRLALYLIFLILAAEIGTLLVIKYRMPEDPIWAEMKVKTPRQERIKKALIMSVALIPVVLLVYLVVIRPRFALPTPFVIALTLTPLMYVGNVIRKEEASIFRKDENFPAFIRSLASSLAASGASLLLVLKYLSAHDFGTLTEDIRALYRRLAVRVDSQRAWDFFIAETGSWLIGIFSEIFRESLRLGAEPDYVGKVISRNFERLVRLRRKRQQSVSNFIGIILGLTGAFAFSLAASFQVAVSINDLFSRLQIPTEYIGDIIHVIPPSGMQLLTISMLVMMIAHSLLSAMAIKVADGGHILGSLYYFVILLWVFAAGMYVGQTLMAKFMHLGGGEIILYLLGG; this is translated from the coding sequence ATGGCAGGGGAGAAGATCAGCATATTCGTCAAGGCAGACGTTGATCCAAAGGAGTACCTTAGGAAGATATTGTTACCTGGGCTAGCTGGCTCTGCAGTTATCTTTATTGCCATAAGCATCTTCAACAGGCTTGTGGCTCTCCCTACTGGTTTGAGGCTATTTATGTACTTAATTCCTATTATTCTAGCTCTCTACGTTGTTGCTTATCCATATCTAATGGCTGATTCCAAGAGGATAAGCATAAACTCAAAGTTGCCGTTCTTCATAACTTATTTCGCGGTACTCTCAACGAGTGAAATTGGGAGGAGTGACCTGCTCAGGGTTCTCGCGAGCGATCCAAAGCTTGGGGCAATAGCGAGTGAGCTTAAAAAAGTGTACATTATCGTTGACAAGCTCCACCGTTCGATGCCTGAAGCTTTTAGATTTCTAGCCAGAAGAACTCCAAGCAGGGTTTTTGCTGATTTCCTTGATAGACTCGCGTACTCTTTGGATAGTGGTGTTGAGCTGAAGGATTACCTATTCCAAGAGCAACAGACCGTTATGGACGACTTCCAGACGTTCTATGAAGGTGCCCTCTATGATCTCGATATATTCAAGGAGATATACGAATCAATTATAATCTCGGTGGTGTTTGCAGCGGCGTTCATAATTATAGGGCCCCTAATTACCGGCCAGAACATCGGTAGATTGGCTCTTTACCTTATCTTCTTGATTTTAGCCGCGGAGATTGGCACCCTGTTGGTTATAAAATACAGGATGCCCGAAGATCCAATTTGGGCTGAGATGAAGGTAAAAACACCCAGACAGGAGAGGATAAAGAAAGCCCTGATAATGTCAGTTGCCCTGATCCCGGTAGTTTTGCTTGTATACCTAGTTGTAATCAGGCCAAGGTTCGCTCTTCCTACCCCGTTCGTCATAGCCTTAACGTTAACTCCTCTCATGTACGTGGGGAACGTTATTAGGAAAGAGGAGGCATCGATATTCAGGAAAGATGAGAACTTTCCGGCTTTCATAAGGAGCTTGGCATCTTCCCTTGCTGCAAGTGGTGCATCCCTACTTCTCGTACTCAAGTACCTTAGTGCTCACGACTTTGGAACTCTAACTGAGGATATAAGGGCCCTCTACAGAAGATTAGCTGTAAGAGTAGACAGTCAGAGGGCTTGGGACTTCTTCATTGCTGAGACTGGCAGTTGGTTAATTGGAATATTCTCAGAGATATTTAGGGAGAGCCTAAGATTGGGTGCTGAACCAGATTACGTTGGTAAGGTTATAAGTAGGAACTTTGAGAGGCTGGTGAGACTGAGGAGGAAGAGGCAGCAAAGTGTGTCGAATTTTATAGGTATAATCCTTGGACTTACCGGTGCGTTTGCATTCTCTTTAGCTGCCTCATTCCAGGTTGCCGTCTCGATCAATGACCTTTTCAGCAGGTTGCAGATACCTACGGAGTACATCGGTGACATAATCCACGTTATTCCTCCAAGCGGTATGCAGCTCCTCACTATTTCAATGCTGGTTATGATGATAGCTCACTCACTGCTTTCTGCTATGGCAATAAAGGTTGCTGATGGTGGGCACATACTTGGATCTCTTTACTACTTTGTAATCCTTCTATGGGTCTTTGCTGCGGGAATGTACGTTGGACAAACGCTCATGGCTAAGTTCATGCACTTGGGTGGGGGAGAGATAATCTTATACCTACTGGGGGGATGA
- a CDS encoding ATPase domain-containing protein, producing MVEELLRIDLKGDELHRRLGGGIPAGTIMLIEGDRGTGKSILSQRLLYGFLMNGYTASYISSQYTTVEYVKQMMSISYDVIPFLIRKKLVFVSLYPLLSGVSEERKFLSRLLGEPRLWEQDIVVIDSFSSVLSREQEVRSVRNFLMYIKRLSSLGKVIILTANPEELPRDVLFLLEEASTLLMRLNVRVFGGDLKNSATIVKYNNAKGVFQKIIPFRVEPKVGLVVEIAAVV from the coding sequence TTGGTCGAGGAGCTCCTTAGGATTGACTTAAAAGGCGATGAACTTCACAGGAGGCTTGGCGGTGGCATTCCTGCTGGCACAATAATGCTCATTGAAGGTGACAGGGGAACAGGGAAGTCCATACTTTCCCAGAGACTATTATACGGGTTCCTTATGAACGGTTATACCGCAAGCTATATCTCCTCTCAATATACAACTGTTGAATATGTCAAGCAGATGATGTCGATTAGCTATGATGTAATCCCTTTCCTCATAAGAAAAAAGCTTGTATTTGTATCACTTTACCCTCTACTTAGTGGAGTTAGTGAGGAGAGGAAGTTCTTAAGCAGATTATTGGGTGAACCTAGATTGTGGGAACAGGATATCGTTGTGATTGACTCCTTTTCATCCGTCCTTTCGAGAGAGCAGGAGGTTAGGAGTGTTAGAAACTTCCTCATGTACATAAAGAGGCTCTCAAGTTTAGGTAAGGTTATCATACTCACCGCTAACCCAGAGGAGCTCCCCAGGGATGTGTTATTTCTCCTCGAAGAGGCATCAACGTTGCTTATGCGCCTTAACGTTAGAGTTTTCGGTGGCGACCTAAAGAATTCGGCAACGATTGTGAAGTACAACAATGCAAAGGGTGTATTTCAGAAGATTATACCCTTCAGGGTTGAGCCTAAGGTAGGACTTGTAGTTGAGATTGCAGCTGTAGTGTGA
- a CDS encoding flagellar protein G yields the protein MAAGGPASELIMFIVAVIIAGSVAGALAYVTNDLANSMKVRGAMVAEDLKIEFAIINDPNAVVVTGTGPYNYTFYVKNIGKIAFPFSPDSVQVFIDGDLVPSSNLTFTDTAGNPITSLQPFQVGVITVTLGTALDTTVPHRIQIVLENGKRRVLVFRIKS from the coding sequence ATGGCTGCAGGCGGACCAGCAAGTGAACTGATAATGTTCATAGTTGCTGTCATAATAGCCGGCAGTGTTGCCGGAGCTCTTGCCTATGTAACAAACGATCTAGCGAACAGCATGAAAGTAAGAGGAGCAATGGTGGCAGAGGATCTCAAAATAGAATTTGCAATAATAAATGATCCAAACGCTGTTGTCGTCACGGGTACTGGACCTTATAATTACACGTTTTATGTCAAAAACATTGGAAAGATAGCTTTCCCATTTAGTCCTGATTCAGTTCAGGTTTTCATCGATGGAGATCTTGTACCTTCCTCAAATCTAACATTCACAGATACAGCTGGCAATCCCATAACGAGCCTTCAGCCGTTCCAAGTTGGAGTTATTACAGTGACACTTGGCACAGCATTGGACACAACAGTACCCCACAGAATTCAGATTGTTCTCGAGAACGGCAAGAGAAGAGTTCTGGTGTTCAGGATTAAGAGTTAA